A genomic region of Flavobacteriales bacterium contains the following coding sequences:
- a CDS encoding DoxX family protein, whose translation MKARIFNIIGWFFALLLFALFALSGASKIFPIEFGGEVTSVFWDMRFASWELPVWFQYFVRGLEILGTIGLLIKGLRAYAGIGFTALMIGAIGVYLTNLEPGMIVRPIALALMASVVTWVRRYELFYFMRSPADDLDSN comes from the coding sequence ATGAAAGCTCGAATCTTCAACATCATTGGGTGGTTTTTCGCCCTCTTGCTCTTTGCCCTTTTTGCCCTCTCAGGTGCCTCAAAGATATTTCCGATCGAATTTGGCGGTGAGGTAACTTCCGTCTTTTGGGATATGCGTTTCGCCAGCTGGGAACTTCCCGTTTGGTTTCAGTACTTCGTTCGCGGTCTCGAGATCTTGGGGACTATCGGACTCTTGATCAAAGGTCTTCGCGCCTATGCCGGAATTGGTTTTACGGCCCTAATGATCGGTGCTATTGGGGTGTACCTGACTAATTTGGAACCCGGAATGATCGTTCGCCCGATCGCGCTGGCTCTTATGGCTTCGGTTGTGACCTGGGTTCGCCGTTATGAGTTGTTCTACTTTATGCGATCGCCGGCCGATGATCTCGATTCGAACTGA
- a CDS encoding DUF819 family protein, with translation MEAEIANNPPLFSNDAIVFGLLMAALGLVFYTAEFKSKGWKKFYTFFPPLLMCYMIPALLNSFNIISTEISGLYTMAKNYLLPTALILMTLSIDFRGIVNLGPKSLIMFFTATFGIVLGGPFAVWLMSIISPDVVGGVGPDAVWRGLSTLAGSWIGGGANQAAMLEIYQYNPEKYGAMVLVDIIVANIWMAFLLYGVGKQVQIDKWLKADSSAIEELKQKVEAYSKSIARMPTLRDFMIILGVGFLATGLSHWGSDLITGFITTSVPALAKSVLNSGFFWLVVLATTIGLALSFTRARELEGAGASKFGSVFIYVLVATIGMKMDILKIFDNPGLLAVGLIWMAFHVILLFIVAKIIRAPYFFLAVGSKANIGGAASAPVVAAAFHPSLAPVGVLLAVLGYALGTYGALFCAQLMELVSS, from the coding sequence ATGGAAGCCGAAATCGCGAACAATCCGCCCCTGTTCAGTAACGATGCTATTGTATTTGGACTCTTAATGGCCGCTTTGGGTCTCGTCTTTTATACGGCAGAGTTCAAAAGTAAAGGCTGGAAGAAATTCTATACTTTCTTCCCTCCTCTTCTCATGTGCTACATGATCCCAGCCCTGTTGAACTCCTTCAACATCATCAGCACAGAGATCAGTGGCCTATACACCATGGCTAAGAATTATCTCTTGCCCACGGCATTGATACTAATGACCTTGAGCATCGATTTTCGCGGAATCGTAAATCTTGGACCCAAAAGCTTGATCATGTTTTTTACGGCCACGTTCGGAATCGTCCTTGGAGGGCCATTCGCCGTTTGGCTTATGAGCATTATCTCCCCCGATGTGGTGGGCGGTGTTGGGCCCGATGCCGTTTGGCGCGGACTGTCAACGCTCGCCGGTAGCTGGATCGGCGGTGGAGCGAATCAGGCGGCTATGTTGGAGATCTATCAATACAACCCGGAAAAATATGGCGCCATGGTCCTTGTGGACATCATCGTGGCCAATATCTGGATGGCCTTTTTACTCTACGGAGTTGGGAAACAAGTACAGATCGATAAATGGCTTAAAGCCGATAGTTCTGCCATAGAAGAATTAAAACAAAAGGTGGAAGCCTACTCCAAGAGTATCGCTCGCATGCCCACCTTGCGCGATTTCATGATCATTTTAGGCGTCGGATTCCTCGCTACAGGACTTTCTCATTGGGGAAGTGACCTAATAACGGGCTTCATTACTACAAGTGTTCCTGCTTTGGCCAAGTCGGTGTTGAATTCGGGGTTCTTCTGGTTGGTGGTTCTGGCCACAACAATTGGCTTGGCCCTGTCGTTTACCAGAGCAAGAGAACTCGAAGGTGCCGGAGCATCGAAATTCGGTAGTGTATTCATCTATGTGTTGGTAGCAACGATCGGAATGAAGATGGATATTCTAAAAATATTTGACAATCCGGGGTTGTTGGCGGTCGGACTCATTTGGATGGCGTTTCACGTGATCCTGCTGTTCATCGTCGCCAAGATTATACGCGCTCCGTACTTCTTTTTAGCGGTAGGGAGTAAAGCCAATATTGGTGGGGCGGCAAGTGCTCCGGTAGTTGCGGCGGCCTTTCATCCCTCACTGGCTCCAGTGGGCGTATTGCTCGCCGTGCTGGGTTATGCGCTTGGGACCTATGGTGCCCTGTTCTGTGCCCAATTGATGGAGCTTGTATCGTCCTAG
- a CDS encoding J domain-containing protein: MKTYYDILRLREDCRDEDIKRQYRVLAKKYHPDLNSSERAHEQFIAVMKAYKTLSDPTRRAHYDRGLKYIRSRKPYDANSYTRQHPPNPSSGRYKTEAERNRDYERNRQRAWLKHLRRIKEDSGYFEKFKKYALWVSVGSLMLALTFFADYGLTTSGPVEQVVAKEYLFPKTNDPSDREYYHIITAEQQHRVYFELVDPIRPGDRISLKRSPIYGMTLGIDVLKNDQLIRIKNPAVEARFKFFSLLLGVSVLTFFYKDKNEVAVNLTLINLLLLAINALMLTLSITN, translated from the coding sequence GTGAAAACATATTACGATATACTGAGACTTAGAGAAGATTGCCGTGATGAAGATATAAAGCGGCAGTACCGGGTGTTGGCGAAAAAGTATCACCCCGACCTCAATAGCTCCGAAAGGGCTCACGAGCAGTTCATTGCCGTAATGAAGGCTTATAAAACGCTTTCAGACCCTACCCGGCGCGCTCATTACGACCGTGGCCTCAAGTATATTCGATCGAGAAAGCCGTACGACGCCAATTCCTACACTCGACAGCATCCACCCAATCCTTCTTCTGGACGATACAAGACCGAGGCGGAACGCAATAGGGACTACGAACGCAATCGGCAGCGAGCTTGGCTAAAGCACCTCAGACGCATTAAAGAGGATTCCGGTTACTTCGAAAAGTTCAAAAAATACGCCCTCTGGGTCTCGGTAGGCAGCCTAATGCTCGCACTCACCTTTTTCGCCGACTATGGCCTAACGACCTCTGGGCCTGTGGAGCAAGTAGTTGCCAAGGAGTATCTTTTTCCTAAAACAAATGATCCGAGCGACCGCGAATACTACCACATCATTACCGCCGAACAGCAGCACAGGGTGTATTTCGAACTGGTCGACCCCATTAGGCCCGGGGACCGCATCAGCTTGAAGCGAAGTCCTATTTACGGCATGACGCTAGGTATCGATGTATTGAAGAACGACCAACTGATAAGAATAAAAAATCCGGCGGTAGAGGCCCGATTCAAGTTCTTCAGTCTGTTACTGGGCGTTTCCGTTCTAACGTTCTTCTACAAAGACAAGAACGAGGTCGCGGTGAATCTTACATTGATCAATTTGTTACTGCTCGCGATCAACGCTCTGATGCTAACGCTCAGTATTACAAATTAA
- a CDS encoding prohibitin family protein, whose translation MDPRLRSLVIVAGIGVFVLILLWSSITVTINPGEKGVLFRRFGGGLDKEQVFNQGFHFIAPWNKMFVYNVKIQEDKSIMQVLSKNGLTIKAEISYRYNPVPSRIGYLHDEVGKNYLETIIIPEIRSATREVIGEYLPEELYSTKREAIQVEIFNRTYAKMEEKNLFLDAVLIREVELPTKLQQAIERKLEQEQAALEYEFKLDRAKKEAERLRIEAQGKSDANIILSRSLNENILRDKGIEATMKLAESPNSKVVVVGSGKDGLPLILGNN comes from the coding sequence ATGGACCCAAGACTGCGGAGTTTAGTCATTGTCGCCGGAATTGGTGTGTTCGTCCTCATTTTGTTGTGGTCGAGTATTACCGTTACGATCAATCCGGGAGAAAAAGGAGTTCTTTTCCGTCGATTTGGTGGAGGACTCGATAAAGAACAGGTTTTCAATCAAGGTTTCCATTTCATTGCGCCGTGGAACAAGATGTTCGTCTACAACGTCAAGATTCAAGAGGATAAGTCGATCATGCAGGTGCTGTCAAAAAATGGTTTGACCATTAAGGCAGAGATCAGCTATCGATACAACCCCGTGCCTTCTCGAATCGGATATTTGCACGATGAGGTGGGCAAGAACTACCTCGAGACCATTATTATTCCCGAAATTCGGTCGGCCACGCGAGAGGTGATCGGTGAATACCTTCCCGAGGAGTTATACAGCACGAAACGCGAAGCAATACAGGTGGAGATCTTTAATCGAACCTACGCTAAAATGGAGGAGAAAAACCTCTTCCTCGATGCCGTTCTAATTCGCGAAGTAGAGCTTCCTACAAAACTTCAACAGGCCATTGAGCGGAAGCTCGAGCAGGAACAGGCGGCCCTGGAGTATGAGTTTAAACTCGATCGCGCTAAAAAAGAAGCGGAGCGTTTGCGCATCGAAGCTCAGGGTAAATCCGATGCAAATATTATTTTAAGTCGCTCGCTCAACGAAAACATTCTTCGCGACAAGGGTATAGAAGCCACGATGAAGTTAGCCGAGTCACCCAACTCAAAAGTGGTGGTCGTGGGTAGTGGGAAAGACGGACTACCGTTGATTCTGGGCAATAATTAA
- the fabG gene encoding 3-oxoacyl-[acyl-carrier-protein] reductase, translating into MKLLEGKTALITGASRGIGNGIAHEYAKQGCNVAFTYLSSVEAGEALAKELSAYGVKAKGYRSDAAQYDQAEELVKNILEDFETIDILINNAGITKDGLLMRMSEEDWDRVIEVNLKSVFNLTKAVQRTMLKARSGSIINMSSVVGVKGNACQANYAASKAGIIGFSKSVALELGSRNIRCNVIAPGFIETEMTGKLDEATVQGWRDAIPLKRGGTPQDIANACVFLGSDLSTYVTGQVLNVDGGMLT; encoded by the coding sequence ATGAAATTACTCGAAGGAAAAACAGCATTGATCACCGGTGCTTCCCGCGGAATCGGGAACGGCATCGCACACGAATACGCCAAACAAGGCTGCAACGTCGCTTTTACCTACCTCAGTTCCGTGGAGGCGGGCGAGGCTTTGGCAAAGGAACTTTCCGCCTACGGCGTGAAGGCCAAAGGGTACCGCTCCGATGCGGCTCAATACGATCAGGCCGAAGAGCTCGTGAAGAACATACTCGAAGACTTTGAGACCATCGATATCTTGATCAATAATGCCGGGATCACCAAGGACGGACTCCTCATGCGCATGAGCGAAGAAGATTGGGACCGCGTGATCGAAGTGAACCTGAAATCCGTGTTCAACCTGACCAAGGCCGTTCAACGTACCATGCTTAAAGCGCGCAGTGGTTCCATCATCAATATGAGCTCTGTCGTAGGGGTCAAAGGAAATGCCTGTCAGGCGAATTACGCTGCGTCAAAAGCCGGAATCATCGGTTTTAGTAAATCCGTAGCACTTGAATTGGGATCGCGAAACATTCGTTGTAACGTCATCGCTCCGGGATTCATCGAAACCGAAATGACCGGAAAACTCGACGAGGCCACTGTTCAAGGATGGCGCGACGCCATTCCACTCAAGCGTGGAGGTACGCCACAAGACATCGCCAACGCCTGCGTATTTTTGGGATCCGACCTATCTACATACGTCACCGGACAGGTGTTGAATGTCGACGGAGGAATGCTCACGTAA